The DNA window TTGCCCAGATTGAGCTGGGCCTGCACCGCGTCCCGCGGACGATTGCGATTGATGGACTGGACCATAAGCTTGGTTCCTTATGCGCGCGAAAGACGCGCCGGTCAGAAGATAGACAGGATCGACTGGGTGGTTTCTCGCGCGACCTGGATGACTCGGCTGGCGGCATCATAAGACTGCTGCAATCGGATGAGATCGGCAGTCTCGCGGTCCAGGTCGACGCGCGCCACATCATCGCGGCGGCTGCGCGAGTTGCGGTCCAGCGCGGTGGCGGCGGCCTGCTCGTTCTGTGCGGCGAGCACCAGATTGGAATGCCCCGCGATCAGCTGGTTCCAGTTCTGTTCGATACCACCGCTGGTTCGCAGACCAGCCAGCGCCACGAGATTGCCGTTGGGCTTGCCGGTGCTGTCCGCCACCGCGAGTTCTTCCGGCTTCGTGGCGATCAGCTGGATCCCGGCCGCGCCGCCCCCGGTGGTCACGAGCTGCTTTCCGGCCGCTCCTGCATCCGTCACCCCTCCGGCATGCCAGCTGTTCACCTGCGTCGCAAAATCCTCGGCCAGCTGGTCGAGTTGGGCCAGTTCGGTCGTCACGGCGCTGCGCGTGCGGCTGAGGCCGGCCAACATGCCATTGGCCGGAACCTTGCCCTCTTGCCCGTTTACATCGATGCGGAAGCTGCCATCGGGCCGATCGACCATGGTGAGCTTGGCCGATGTGGCGATGCCGGCGATTTCCATATCGGCATAGCTGACGGTGGCGATGCCATTATCGCCGAGTGAGATTTTCACATCCAGCCGCTCGCTCAGAACGGCGAGCACGGAGTCGCGATTGTCGAGCAGGCCGGCATGGGCCTGCGTGCCGGGCTGCGTGCGCCGCAAATCCAGATTGATGCTCGCCAGCGCCTCAAGGCTCTGCGTCATGCCGTTGACTTCGGACAAAGCGCGCGAGCCGATCTGATCCTTGGTCAGGTTCATGGTATCGGCAGTGCGGCGGAAGGTTTCGGCGGTGCTGTTGATCTCGTTGATGAAGGTGACGCGAAGCGCACTGTCGAAGGGAACCGCGGAAAGCTCCTGCGCGCGGGTGTAGAATTCGGTCAGCCGCTTGCCGACATGTTCGCCGGCATTGTCGAGCCCGGA is part of the Novosphingopyxis iocasae genome and encodes:
- a CDS encoding flagellar hook-associated protein FlgK; amino-acid sequence: MSGLFSIGRSALRGYTAALDTVSQNIANSENGDYVRRAVRLGDATITGSLNPLYSVQSGLNGVAVGEIARSGDEFLEASVRMSGAALVRAETATSWLGAIESGLDNAGEHVGKRLTEFYTRAQELSAVPFDSALRVTFINEINSTAETFRRTADTMNLTKDQIGSRALSEVNGMTQSLEALASINLDLRRTQPGTQAHAGLLDNRDSVLAVLSERLDVKISLGDNGIATVSYADMEIAGIATSAKLTMVDRPDGSFRIDVNGQEGKVPANGMLAGLSRTRSAVTTELAQLDQLAEDFATQVNSWHAGGVTDAGAAGKQLVTTGGGAAGIQLIATKPEELAVADSTGKPNGNLVALAGLRTSGGIEQNWNQLIAGHSNLVLAAQNEQAAATALDRNSRSRRDDVARVDLDRETADLIRLQQSYDAASRVIQVARETTQSILSIF